ACAAATACTCACCTTATAAAATCGCTTCTTTGTATCTCAGTTTACGAACCTCTTTGAACAAAACAACCCAAAAATGCGACCATTCGagtgtattttcatttcttttttttttaccattacaGGATAGCGAATCCGTAACGACTGAAAACTGCGACAATCTTTATATCGAAACCGTTTACGTCATTGATTCGCCCTACTCGAAAGATGATCAAATCGATGCAAACGATGCGAGCGATAACGCCGAAGACCTCGAGCAAATCCCAATTAAAAGTGAACCCGAGGTACGACTCGAACTgccaaaaggaaaaaaattcagtacttACTACAGACCTCAACTTTATCCTTGCGAACTGTGTCATAAAACTTTCACTCGAGCTTGCGATATTTTAAATCACGATGATACAGATCATCAGAACATACCACGTACGGTGAGCTGTGACGTTTGCGGCAAACTAGTCATATGCGATGCTCGATTGAGGCTTCATAAACAGAAATTCCATACAGAGAAAATCTATCCTTGTAATATTTGCCAAAAGAAATTCGTCTCTTGTAAATCGCTGAGTAAGCATTACGATATACATTACCAGCAGTTCATTTGCAGTCACTGCGATAAATGTTTCCGGTCGAAGAGTACGTTGTTGACGCATATTAAAAAACATATCTTAAAACAATCTTTCACTTGTGACAAATGcgataaaaatttctcaagtaagGCAGGATTGCGTGTTCACGAAAGGACTCATTCTTCTGTTAAGCTTTTCAAATGTGATAAATGCGGGTTCGCCGCTAAACACCAAAGCGGTATTTATATTCATATGATAACTCGACACAAAGTAGAAGAATCAATTGTCTGCGAATTGTGCGgtaaatcgtttaaaaataaaatgcgtTTAAATGAACATCATAAACGGAAACACCAGACGCCCAAACGGTACGCTTGCGATAAATGTGATCATAAATTCAAACAAATGTATCAGCTCAGAGTTCATTACAGAACGCACACCGGGGAAAAACCGTTCATTTGCGAAGTCTGTGGTAAAGGATTTACTCGAAGTGATGGCTTAAAAGAGCATAATGTTCGTGTCCATCTTGAACCTGTTGTCGATTAAAATCAATTCAAcgtaaatatttgaaatataCTATCGAGTAAAACTTGTAACGAGAATTTTtattgttcattttcatttagtAAATGCCATCAGAATACGATTGTATTAAGTTTTTCTTGATCATTTGTGTGTTTATGAATTTCTCAGACGTCGACACGAACTGTGTTAGAATTTCACTCGTAACTACATCGTTGTTGGTTTGAAGTGAAGCGCAAAATAAAACTCGAAGATGAATCTAAACCCAATCTTTTGGATGTTTCAATACTTCCACTAGTGCTCTCTCCGGGGTATTTGGTTGTGGGATATTCATGTATTcccatttctgaaaataaaaatcatcagatcgaaattcaaaaaagggaAGATATTATTCCAAGAAAAGATACTTACAGCTAATAAAGGTAACGACATGAGGATACTTTCGTGCCTGGCACCAGGAGTATATAGGCCAAATTTAGTTCCACGGtcgtaaattaaattgaattctACGTATCTACCTCTTCTAAGTAATTGCCAGTCTCTTTCTTGCTCAGTATAAGGATCATTTTTATGTTGTTGAActgtaaaaatgaattattaaaaattacgcTGGGTTTAATTCGTCAAATTGCGTGAATTCTGGAACTCGTTTGCTTACTCACCTAACGGAATATATGATGGGATTACTGCTTCGGCGCAATCTGTAACGAAAGCAAAAGCTTTTTTATCTGATGGTTTGTTCAAATCGTCGAAAAATATGCCTCCAATTCCTCTGCATTCACCTGAGTTGAGAAGAAAAATGGTTTtacaaattggattttttttcaaggaaactTTGGATGTGAGAAACTCACCTCTGTGGGATATTAGAAAATAATTATCACACCATTTTTTATAACTAGGGTAGTACTCTTTATCATGTTTATCACAAGCCTTCTTTAAAGTTCCATGAAAATGCACAGCATCCTTTTCGTTCAAGTA
This region of Planococcus citri chromosome 5, ihPlaCitr1.1, whole genome shotgun sequence genomic DNA includes:
- the LOC135848367 gene encoding gastrula zinc finger protein XlCGF62.1-like produces the protein MFVFDSESVTTENCDNLYIETVYVIDSPYSKDDQIDANDASDNAEDLEQIPIKSEPEVRLELPKGKKFSTYYRPQLYPCELCHKTFTRACDILNHDDTDHQNIPRTVSCDVCGKLVICDARLRLHKQKFHTEKIYPCNICQKKFVSCKSLSKHYDIHYQQFICSHCDKCFRSKSTLLTHIKKHILKQSFTCDKCDKNFSSKAGLRVHERTHSSVKLFKCDKCGFAAKHQSGIYIHMITRHKVEESIVCELCGKSFKNKMRLNEHHKRKHQTPKRYACDKCDHKFKQMYQLRVHYRTHTGEKPFICEVCGKGFTRSDGLKEHNVRVHLEPVVD